From Mesomycoplasma dispar, a single genomic window includes:
- a CDS encoding HsdM family class I SAM-dependent methyltransferase, producing the protein MEISKLESYLLVFKEIFSDNFFENEEKFVIKIKNEEIIIDKITKRWSLKGVKFDHQRIFSLELTENFSVIVLIAKLLQKGYKKQELYLEKSWKLGHNNSGYADVVVLKNGLPVYVFEVKDILQINNFVSCKFSNKTKQLFSYLWQDKNIKVASFYSFNFLSKTDLFFNFVTKDQKISANSIDELFENWNKNRDTTPFILKNQKFDFKTRPIQFEELKKIDYNASKLIFQQFLTILRQHSVSDKSNAFDKMINLLIAKVCDEIQENRNFSVNFQDFSGLKFQYIEGIDDDISFLKRINDLYRVGMNEYMRKQIIDYDDKTIDFYLDDESRNYSKIKEIFDNLRLKKNNAFWFIEVFDDQSFHQNNLILKQVVKLIQVYKFKYNNKHQFLGDFFEELLNTSLKQEQGQFFTPLPLVEFMVKSLPIQEKIEQNIINSKAEIVPKMIDYASGSGHFLISYMDYVQKYFNSLEIKGTKDIKNKLEAYKNYPFSWARDSVFGIEKDYRLAKTTKIATFLNGDGWATIVNGDGINKFSSDDYKGTILDTKSKKNEIFDFVIANPPYSVSGFLKNIGNNNIDESDFTLLKSLNQNSSEIEVLFVERMEHLLKSETGIGAIVLPRSILTSSKYEKLRKFILKSFKIIALFESGDITFSGTTTSPIILFLQKMKTKSDYDFLVINSPKIIFQSNEKEKEFLGYQFSSNRNKLGIEIKHYNLAEKYSPLVREFFLNSKPKKLENYAFTVNISKILIKNWEKNITTIVPRYKKPGDDFIQLGKLIDEINPKNQIPESKKDKIHYLEISDLEKGLIKIKNEKIGKKIKKTQKIAVN; encoded by the coding sequence ATGGAAATTAGTAAATTGGAAAGTTATTTATTGGTTTTTAAAGAAATTTTTAGTGATAATTTTTTTGAAAATGAAGAAAAATTCGTAATTAAGATTAAAAACGAAGAGATAATAATCGACAAAATTACAAAAAGATGATCATTAAAAGGTGTTAAATTTGATCATCAAAGAATTTTTTCACTAGAATTAACAGAAAACTTTTCTGTTATTGTCTTAATTGCTAAACTTTTGCAAAAAGGTTACAAAAAGCAAGAACTTTATCTAGAAAAAAGTTGAAAATTAGGACACAATAATTCAGGTTATGCTGATGTTGTCGTGCTAAAAAACGGTCTTCCTGTTTATGTTTTTGAAGTCAAAGATATTTTACAAATTAATAATTTTGTTTCTTGCAAGTTTTCAAATAAGACAAAACAACTTTTTAGCTATTTATGACAAGACAAAAATATCAAAGTTGCCAGTTTTTACAGTTTTAATTTTCTTTCAAAAACAGACCTTTTTTTCAACTTTGTTACAAAAGATCAAAAAATTAGTGCCAATTCTATTGATGAACTTTTTGAAAATTGAAATAAAAATCGAGATACTACCCCGTTTATTCTTAAAAATCAAAAATTTGACTTCAAAACTAGACCAATTCAATTTGAAGAGTTGAAAAAGATTGACTATAATGCTTCGAAACTAATTTTTCAGCAATTTCTAACAATTTTAAGGCAACATAGCGTTTCTGATAAATCAAATGCATTTGATAAAATGATCAACTTGCTAATCGCTAAAGTTTGTGATGAAATTCAGGAAAATAGAAACTTTAGCGTTAATTTCCAAGACTTTAGTGGATTAAAATTCCAATACATTGAAGGAATTGATGATGATATCTCCTTTTTAAAAAGAATTAATGACTTGTATCGTGTGGGAATGAACGAATATATGCGGAAGCAAATTATTGACTATGATGACAAAACTATCGATTTCTATTTAGATGATGAAAGTAGAAACTACTCGAAAATAAAGGAGATTTTTGATAATTTAAGACTTAAAAAGAACAACGCCTTCTGGTTTATTGAAGTTTTTGATGATCAAAGTTTCCATCAGAACAATCTGATTTTAAAACAGGTTGTAAAATTAATTCAAGTTTATAAATTTAAATATAATAATAAACATCAGTTTTTGGGTGATTTTTTCGAAGAATTACTAAATACTTCTTTAAAACAAGAACAAGGTCAATTTTTTACACCACTTCCACTTGTTGAATTTATGGTCAAATCTCTACCAATTCAAGAAAAAATTGAACAAAATATTATTAATTCAAAAGCGGAAATTGTTCCTAAAATGATCGATTATGCAAGTGGAAGCGGTCATTTTTTAATTTCTTATATGGATTATGTGCAAAAATATTTTAATTCATTAGAAATTAAGGGCACAAAAGATATCAAAAACAAACTTGAAGCATACAAAAATTACCCTTTTTCTTGAGCAAGAGATTCTGTTTTTGGAATTGAAAAGGATTATCGACTTGCTAAAACAACAAAAATTGCGACTTTTTTAAACGGCGATGGTTGAGCAACCATTGTTAATGGTGACGGAATTAATAAATTTAGTTCTGATGATTATAAAGGGACAATTTTGGATACCAAAAGTAAAAAAAATGAAATTTTTGATTTTGTAATTGCAAATCCCCCTTATTCAGTTTCAGGTTTTCTAAAAAACATTGGAAATAATAACATTGATGAATCAGATTTTACCTTATTAAAATCATTGAATCAAAACTCAAGTGAAATTGAAGTTCTGTTTGTAGAAAGAATGGAACATTTATTAAAAAGTGAAACCGGAATTGGCGCAATAGTGTTGCCGCGTTCAATTTTGACAAGTTCAAAATACGAAAAATTGCGTAAATTTATTTTAAAAAGCTTTAAAATCATAGCTCTTTTTGAATCAGGCGATATAACTTTTAGTGGAACAACGACTTCGCCAATAATTTTATTTTTGCAAAAAATGAAAACAAAGTCAGACTATGATTTCTTAGTGATTAATTCTCCGAAAATTATTTTTCAATCAAATGAAAAAGAAAAAGAATTTTTAGGTTATCAATTTAGCTCTAACCGTAACAAGTTGGGGATTGAAATTAAACATTATAATTTAGCGGAGAAATATTCACCATTAGTTCGTGAATTTTTCCTTAATTCAAAACCGAAAAAATTGGAAAATTACGCTTTTACTGTTAATATTTCTAAAATTTTAATTAAAAATTGGGAAAAAAACATAACAACAATTGTTCCTCGCTATAAAAAACCAGGGGATGATTTTATTCAACTTGGCAAATTAATCGATGAAATTAATCCAAAAAATCAGATACCTGAAAGTAAAAAGGACAAAATTCATTATCTTGAAATTTCTGATTTAGAAAAAGGATTAATTAAAATTAAAAATGAAAAAATCGGAAAAAAGATTAAAAAAACACAAAAAATTGCAGTAAATTAG
- a CDS encoding IS3 family transposase produces the protein MKQNKFSINEKIKYIKIAESQGFKSATIHFANEFREIYKNKSVNKKSQKEGFLQTYANNLIRNWQKKYYNYGMNGLISTRGKNKSPRKSKKQYTINDLSENDRGIYQEIMENVLRRYGIDPAIVMDELKKRKQEAEKDKDQIENSTRLCSVLKVNRTSIYRKIKVKKSPKEMVYSKELLDWILESFNFNRKVKGRDNLYNVYKNQGNNISTYVFQKHYEHLGIKSIAYKKQGKNAPKEAKFSRIWAEDHIKGQFESKNFGEKWFADIKFIRIGDDFYFLHSIIETKSNYLLNFSISKTRFSEETIKLVKETIKKHKITPKFFHSDHGVEYANHRFAQFLKENNIQQSMSPKGNALANRPIEYFYAILQREYLNVEGKIFENLEDAHQKISSFVKWYNKTRVQSCLSYLSPNSHFEQFGAQKNFHNFGE, from the coding sequence ATGAAACAAAATAAATTTTCAATTAATGAAAAAATCAAATATATCAAAATCGCTGAATCGCAAGGATTCAAAAGTGCGACTATACATTTTGCAAACGAGTTTCGTGAAATTTATAAAAATAAATCAGTTAATAAAAAATCGCAAAAAGAGGGTTTTTTACAGACATATGCGAATAATTTAATTCGAAACTGACAAAAAAAGTATTATAATTATGGTATGAACGGATTAATTAGCACACGTGGTAAAAATAAATCACCACGTAAGTCAAAAAAACAATACACAATTAACGATCTTTCGGAAAATGACCGCGGAATTTATCAAGAAATAATGGAAAACGTCCTTAGAAGATACGGGATTGATCCTGCAATTGTAATGGACGAACTTAAAAAGCGAAAACAAGAAGCAGAAAAAGATAAGGATCAAATCGAAAATTCAACAAGACTTTGCAGCGTTTTAAAAGTTAATCGCACATCGATTTATCGCAAAATAAAGGTGAAAAAATCACCAAAAGAAATGGTATACAGTAAAGAATTACTTGATTGAATTCTTGAAAGTTTTAATTTTAACAGAAAAGTAAAAGGTCGAGATAATTTGTATAATGTATACAAAAATCAAGGAAATAATATAAGCACATATGTTTTTCAAAAACACTATGAACATTTAGGGATAAAATCGATTGCTTACAAAAAACAAGGTAAAAATGCGCCAAAAGAAGCTAAATTTTCGCGGATTTGAGCCGAAGATCATATCAAAGGACAATTTGAATCTAAAAATTTTGGTGAAAAATGATTTGCTGATATTAAATTTATAAGAATTGGCGATGATTTTTATTTTTTGCATTCAATAATTGAAACAAAATCTAATTATTTGCTAAATTTTTCAATTTCCAAGACTAGATTTTCAGAAGAAACAATAAAATTAGTAAAAGAAACAATCAAAAAACACAAAATTACACCTAAATTTTTCCATTCAGATCATGGAGTTGAATATGCTAACCACCGATTTGCTCAATTTTTAAAAGAAAACAACATTCAACAATCAATGTCGCCAAAAGGAAACGCGCTTGCAAACCGCCCGATTGAATACTTTTATGCTATTTTACAAAGAGAATACTTGAATGTTGAGGGTAAAATTTTTGAAAACCTTGAAGATGCCCATCAAAAAATCAGCTCATTTGTTAAATGATACAATAAAACTAGAGTGCAAAGTTGCCTTTCATATTTGAGTCCAAATTCTCATTTTGAACAATTTGGTGCTCAAAAAAATTTTCACAATTTTGGAGAATAA
- a CDS encoding Mbov_0400 family ICE element protein, translating to MEETSRKNNPKKYETTVIFDSLHRPINANPLLFLHDEIRGVYYYLKSQTISKEEIAKKHKNTEVLIPKLTETGTWFNYYSLVDGSQIFRIDEKDFRDFQSSNPEVEIEKIWKLDYHLAMTIFDKIEKCLKQKMPFISYSAVRYSESSNQATPKTLYASFEHYANDLVESLALGLIDNEECQRKLQSIEQEKFSELEKKQRIPYYFNVINSILKSAKEYYLDLKINYPLTKWINENERITPDAEKSRWTSSLILKHINELYEKSVIDHKIRPVTIYPANRDNIAKGLIDLGNEKLLKEIWKRDFHYMLNWFEKIICLKQECHF from the coding sequence ATGGAAGAAACTAGTCGAAAAAACAATCCAAAAAAATATGAGACTACAGTTATTTTTGATAGTTTGCACAGGCCAATAAACGCAAATCCGTTATTATTTCTTCACGATGAAATTAGAGGCGTTTATTATTATTTAAAATCACAAACTATAAGCAAAGAAGAAATTGCTAAAAAACATAAAAATACTGAAGTTTTAATACCAAAACTAACCGAAACTGGAACTTGATTTAATTACTACTCACTTGTTGACGGATCGCAAATTTTTAGAATTGACGAAAAGGATTTTAGAGATTTTCAATCAAGCAATCCTGAAGTTGAAATTGAAAAAATTTGAAAACTTGACTATCATCTTGCAATGACAATTTTTGATAAAATTGAAAAATGTCTAAAACAGAAAATGCCTTTTATTTCTTATTCTGCCGTTAGATATAGCGAGAGTTCTAATCAGGCGACACCAAAAACATTATATGCAAGTTTTGAACATTATGCGAATGATTTAGTTGAAAGCCTTGCTTTAGGTCTGATTGACAATGAAGAATGTCAAAGAAAATTGCAATCAATAGAACAAGAAAAATTTTCAGAACTGGAAAAAAAGCAGCGTATTCCTTACTATTTTAATGTTATTAATTCCATTTTAAAATCAGCAAAGGAATATTATCTTGATTTAAAAATTAATTATCCATTAACAAAATGGATTAATGAAAACGAAAGAATTACTCCGGATGCCGAAAAATCAAGGTGAACTTCTAGTCTAATTTTAAAACATATTAACGAATTATACGAAAAAAGTGTAATAGACCATAAAATAAGACCAGTTACTATATATCCAGCAAATCGTGATAATATTGCAAAAGGTTTGATAGATTTAGGAAACGAAAAGTTATTAAAAGAAATTTGGAAACGTGATTTCCATTATATGCTGAACTGATTTGAGAAAATAATTTGCCTGAAACAAGAATGTCATTTTTAA
- a CDS encoding IS3 family transposase, giving the protein MKQNKFSINEKIKYIKIAESQGFKSATIHFANEFREIYKNKSVNKKSQKEGFLQTYANNLIRNWQKKYYNYGMNGLINTRGKNKSPRKSKKQYTINDLSENDRGIYQEIMENVLRRYGIDPAIVMDELKKRKQEAEKDKDQIENSTRLCSVLKINRTSIYRKIKVKKSPKEMVYSKELLDWILESFNFNRKVKGRDNLYNVYKNQGNNISTYVFQKHYEHLGIKSIAYKKQGKNAPKEAKFSRIWAEDHIKGQFESKNFGEKWFADIKFIRIGDDFYFLHSIIETKSNYLLNFSISKTRFSEETIKLVKETIKKHKITPKFFHSDHGVEYANHRFAQFLKENNIQQSMSPKGNALANRPIEYFYAILQREYLNVEGKIFENLEDAHQKISSFVKWYNKTRVQSCLSYLSPNSHFEQFGAQKNFHNFGE; this is encoded by the coding sequence ATGAAACAAAATAAATTTTCAATTAATGAAAAAATCAAATATATCAAAATCGCTGAATCGCAAGGATTCAAAAGTGCGACTATACATTTTGCAAACGAGTTTCGTGAAATTTATAAAAATAAATCAGTTAATAAAAAATCGCAAAAAGAGGGTTTTTTACAGACATATGCGAATAATTTAATTCGAAACTGACAAAAAAAGTATTATAATTATGGCATGAACGGATTAATTAACACACGTGGTAAAAATAAATCACCACGTAAGTCAAAAAAACAATACACAATTAACGATCTTTCGGAAAATGACCGCGGAATTTATCAAGAAATAATGGAAAACGTCCTTAGAAGATACGGGATTGATCCTGCAATTGTAATGGACGAACTTAAAAAGCGAAAACAAGAAGCAGAAAAAGATAAGGATCAAATCGAAAATTCAACAAGACTTTGCAGTGTTTTAAAAATTAATCGCACATCCATTTATCGCAAAATAAAGGTGAAAAAATCACCAAAAGAAATGGTATACAGTAAAGAATTACTTGATTGAATTCTTGAAAGTTTTAATTTTAACAGAAAAGTAAAAGGTCGAGATAATTTGTATAATGTATACAAAAATCAAGGAAATAATATAAGCACATATGTTTTTCAAAAACACTATGAACATTTAGGGATAAAATCGATTGCTTACAAAAAACAAGGTAAAAATGCGCCAAAAGAAGCTAAATTTTCGCGGATTTGAGCCGAAGATCATATCAAAGGACAATTTGAATCTAAAAATTTTGGTGAAAAATGATTTGCTGATATTAAATTTATAAGAATTGGCGATGATTTTTATTTTTTGCATTCAATAATTGAAACAAAATCTAATTATTTGCTAAATTTTTCAATTTCCAAGACTAGATTTTCAGAAGAAACAATAAAATTAGTAAAAGAAACAATCAAAAAACACAAAATTACACCTAAATTTTTCCATTCAGATCATGGAGTTGAATATGCTAACCACCGATTTGCTCAATTTTTAAAAGAAAACAACATTCAACAATCAATGTCGCCAAAAGGAAACGCGCTTGCAAACCGCCCGATTGAATACTTTTATGCTATTTTACAAAGAGAATACTTGAATGTTGAGGGTAAAATTTTTGAAAACCTTGAAGATGCCCATCAAAAAATCAGCTCATTTGTTAAATGATACAATAAAACTAGAGTGCAAAGTTGCCTTTCATATTTGAGTCCAAACTCTCATTTTGAACAATTTGGTGCTCAAAAAAATTTTCACAATTTTGGAGAATAA
- a CDS encoding pseudouridine synthase encodes MKKIRIHKFLSEMGISSRRNSEKLILENRVKINGKIAKIGQTVTNSDIIELDGNKITKKPNIHWYALNKPKNYITTRFDPENRPTIMEFFDKNTYLFPVGRLDFQTTGLILVTNDGELCNKLLHPSFKIERKYFVETNFSLNDEEINFLNQNKIELDNVKSIQKIKKISSRKYIATVWQGSNHHIKKIFGTINKKVVKLKRISFANIELGELKPGKWRKLSEKEIEMLKKLVE; translated from the coding sequence ATGAAAAAAATCAGAATTCATAAATTTTTATCTGAAATGGGTATCAGTTCCCGTCGAAATTCAGAAAAACTAATTTTAGAAAACCGTGTAAAAATAAATGGAAAAATTGCAAAAATTGGACAAACTGTCACAAATAGCGACATAATTGAATTAGATGGAAATAAAATTACAAAAAAACCTAATATTCATTGATACGCGCTTAATAAACCAAAAAATTACATTACAACTCGATTTGATCCTGAAAATCGACCGACAATAATGGAATTTTTTGATAAAAATACTTATCTTTTTCCTGTTGGTAGACTAGATTTTCAGACGACTGGTTTAATTTTAGTAACAAACGATGGTGAACTTTGCAACAAATTGTTACATCCAAGTTTTAAAATTGAAAGAAAATACTTTGTAGAAACAAACTTTAGTCTTAACGATGAAGAAATTAACTTTTTAAATCAAAATAAAATTGAATTGGATAATGTCAAATCAATTCAGAAAATTAAAAAAATTAGTTCGCGAAAATACATTGCAACTGTATGGCAAGGTTCTAATCATCATATTAAAAAAATTTTTGGAACTATCAATAAAAAAGTAGTAAAACTTAAAAGAATAAGTTTTGCAAACATTGAACTTGGTGAACTAAAACCTGGTAAATGACGTAAATTAAGTGAAAAAGAGATTGAAATGTTAAAAAAACTTGTTGAATAA
- a CDS encoding iron-sulfur cluster assembly scaffold protein, translating into MYNDFLKRREIILNSNNKFKEKKRNCASENNQINDNCEDSAVLDLEIFENKIKKIQFCASGCSLLIASCYLFEQILINKTVEEALILLDKYEKMINFQKIIPELQDLNALFMVKNHPNRLICVGLSLNLLKFTIKNNEKNQNS; encoded by the coding sequence TTGTATAACGATTTTTTAAAAAGACGTGAGATTATTTTAAACTCAAATAACAAATTTAAAGAAAAAAAACGAAATTGCGCTTCGGAAAATAACCAAATTAATGATAATTGTGAAGATAGTGCCGTGCTTGATTTGGAGATTTTTGAAAATAAAATTAAAAAAATCCAATTTTGTGCATCAGGTTGTTCGCTTTTAATTGCGAGTTGTTATTTATTTGAACAAATTTTAATAAATAAAACCGTTGAAGAAGCACTTATTTTACTTGATAAATATGAAAAAATGATAAATTTTCAAAAAATTATTCCCGAACTACAAGATCTTAATGCATTATTTATGGTAAAAAATCATCCAAACCGTCTAATTTGTGTTGGATTATCGCTTAATTTGCTAAAATTTACAATTAAAAACAATGAAAAAAATCAGAATTCATAA
- a CDS encoding aminotransferase class V-fold PLP-dependent enzyme produces MDNFKKFFPFANKVTYLDSAAMMQKPLSVVEKINEFYLNFAVNTHSQNSKISYESLEKIRKTREKIAKFIDADPNEIIFNSGTTEAINLFAHMVKKFVKNGDEILLSPFNHSSNLIVWIKIAEEIGAKIVYSEKIVDKISAKTKIIAFSQTNNSILVDLDLTEIWKKAIKYDAFVINDATQSINYQKVSMNFSHAIAFSSNKFYGPTGLGVLAIKKILLDKLEPVKFGGGTIVKMNSENISYHNDYRKFEAGTLNFAAIWGLDAAIDFVNNIGIKSICKNLEILSSYLYEKLKKIDDIEIFSKKGDHIIIFNIKNFSAHDVASYLGNKNIYVRSGTFCVPFLKKLLKKNSFIRVSLAFYNDFNDVDNLVEILEKKEFLDFV; encoded by the coding sequence ATGGATAATTTTAAGAAATTTTTCCCGTTTGCAAATAAAGTTACTTATTTGGATTCTGCAGCAATGATGCAAAAACCTCTTTCTGTTGTTGAAAAAATTAATGAATTTTATCTAAATTTTGCAGTTAATACTCACTCACAAAATTCAAAAATAAGTTATGAAAGCCTTGAAAAAATCAGAAAAACACGTGAAAAAATAGCTAAATTTATTGATGCAGATCCAAATGAAATTATATTCAATTCAGGAACAACCGAGGCCATTAATTTATTCGCCCATATGGTGAAAAAATTTGTAAAAAATGGTGATGAAATTCTACTATCACCATTTAATCACTCATCAAATTTAATTGTTTGAATCAAAATAGCAGAAGAAATTGGTGCTAAAATTGTTTATAGCGAAAAAATAGTCGATAAAATTTCAGCAAAAACTAAAATTATTGCATTTTCACAGACTAATAATTCAATTTTAGTTGATTTAGATTTGACTGAAATTTGAAAAAAAGCTATAAAATACGATGCTTTTGTTATAAATGATGCCACACAATCAATAAATTACCAAAAAGTTAGTATGAATTTTTCCCACGCGATTGCTTTTAGTTCCAATAAATTTTATGGACCTACTGGTCTTGGTGTGCTCGCGATTAAAAAAATTTTGTTGGATAAACTAGAACCAGTTAAATTTGGTGGTGGCACGATTGTCAAAATGAATTCTGAAAATATAAGTTATCACAATGATTATCGAAAATTTGAAGCAGGTACTTTAAATTTTGCTGCAATTTGGGGGCTTGATGCCGCAATTGATTTTGTAAATAATATCGGAATTAAAAGCATTTGCAAAAATCTTGAGATTTTAAGCTCTTATTTATATGAAAAACTCAAAAAAATTGATGATATTGAAATTTTTTCAAAAAAAGGTGATCATATTATAATTTTTAACATCAAAAACTTTAGCGCTCATGATGTCGCTTCTTATCTTGGAAATAAAAATATTTACGTACGAAGTGGTACTTTTTGCGTGCCTTTTCTCAAAAAATTACTAAAAAAAAACAGTTTTATTCGAGTTTCCCTTGCTTTTTATAACGATTTTAATGATGTCGATAATTTGGTTGAGATTTTGGAAAAAAAGGAGTTTCTGGATTTTGTATAA
- a CDS encoding TlyA family RNA methyltransferase, which translates to MNLLNKVLKMGFEKAESLIRTGYVKINNQTCYIPSQKISNLDHISVNEKFPYVSRGALKLLSAYENFDLDFEDKIILDIGSSKGGFTQICLEKGAKKIYALDSGTNQLDYSLRINPKISVKEKTNIRHVDKDFFDEQIDIIVCDVSFISLKKVLEVVKNLLNEGKIFVCLLKPQFEASSKYVKKGGVVPKEYHKFLIDRVVESASPNFELKNLMESPIRGLKSKNIEYFLHFVRKNG; encoded by the coding sequence ATGAACTTGCTTAATAAGGTTTTAAAAATGGGTTTTGAAAAGGCAGAATCTCTAATTCGTACTGGATATGTAAAAATTAATAACCAAACCTGTTATATCCCAAGTCAAAAAATTTCAAACTTAGATCATATTAGTGTTAATGAAAAATTTCCTTATGTTTCACGCGGTGCTCTAAAATTACTTTCAGCTTATGAGAATTTTGATCTTGACTTCGAAGACAAAATTATTTTGGACATCGGTTCATCAAAAGGGGGGTTTACTCAAATTTGCCTTGAAAAGGGGGCGAAAAAAATTTATGCACTCGATTCAGGAACTAATCAACTTGACTATTCATTAAGAATTAACCCTAAAATTTCAGTTAAAGAAAAAACAAACATTAGACACGTTGACAAAGATTTTTTTGATGAACAAATTGATATAATTGTTTGCGATGTTTCCTTTATTAGTCTTAAAAAAGTTTTGGAGGTGGTAAAAAATCTTTTAAATGAAGGTAAAATTTTCGTTTGTCTGTTAAAACCACAATTCGAAGCTAGTTCAAAATATGTAAAAAAAGGTGGGGTTGTCCCAAAAGAATATCACAAATTTTTAATTGATCGAGTTGTTGAATCTGCTAGTCCAAATTTTGAACTAAAAAATTTAATGGAATCACCAATTAGAGGTTTAAAATCAAAAAATATTGAATATTTTTTGCATTTTGTTAGAAAAAATGGATAA
- a CDS encoding transcription antitermination protein NusB translates to MNEPDKKNFTDKKNSHKNTDDEKPNFTDQQLETYEEKKQKFTADEDSVKNNFENKGQNGSEAKQIDDESYNEIEFELDQEQIADQKTNKKRAKSEKKPEAETIKFFKKPNKYARRNTLNYKKKDESQKNIDLSDPDGEKEVEYQSLTKQRIRRMANVSIIYSWQLFDENIDIDEVKEKYFELSIEQLKLLNFIQKNYTFLKKIISLQLKSNWSWERILPLIRSILLVGAAELFFIPPRIVFNEAIEITKIFSVAGDNEFCFVNAVLQKIYDYYETKNLLRN, encoded by the coding sequence ATGAATGAACCAGATAAAAAAAATTTTACTGATAAAAAAAATAGTCATAAAAATACTGATGACGAAAAACCAAATTTTACCGATCAGCAATTGGAAACTTATGAAGAAAAAAAGCAGAAATTTACCGCTGATGAGGATTCAGTAAAAAACAACTTTGAAAATAAAGGTCAAAATGGTTCTGAAGCAAAACAAATCGATGATGAATCTTATAATGAAATTGAATTTGAATTAGATCAGGAACAAATTGCTGATCAAAAAACAAATAAAAAAAGGGCTAAATCAGAAAAAAAACCAGAAGCTGAAACTATTAAATTCTTTAAAAAACCTAATAAATACGCAAGAAGAAACACGCTAAACTACAAAAAAAAAGATGAATCACAAAAAAATATTGATTTAAGCGATCCTGATGGCGAAAAGGAAGTTGAATACCAAAGTTTGACAAAACAGCGCATTAGAAGAATGGCGAATGTTTCCATTATTTACAGTTGACAACTTTTTGATGAAAATATTGATATTGATGAGGTAAAAGAAAAATACTTTGAACTATCAATTGAACAGTTAAAATTGCTTAATTTTATACAAAAAAATTATACTTTTTTGAAAAAAATTATTAGTTTGCAACTAAAATCAAACTGAAGTTGAGAAAGAATTCTGCCACTAATTCGGTCAATTTTACTAGTTGGAGCAGCTGAATTATTTTTTATTCCGCCACGAATTGTTTTTAACGAGGCGATTGAGATAACAAAAATTTTTAGCGTTGCAGGTGATAATGAATTTTGTTTTGTAAATGCTGTTTTGCAAAAAATATACGATTATTATGAAACAAAAAATCTTCTTAGAAATTAA